A genomic stretch from Burkholderiaceae bacterium DAT-1 includes:
- the hemJ gene encoding protoporphyrinogen oxidase HemJ has translation MLWVKAFHIIFVISWMAGLFYLPRLFVNHATAEDQATRERLKLMERKLYRFTFGLGLLAMGFGLWLMIGWHFTGGWLHAKTSLVMLLLAYQMWCGKFVREFARDENTRSHVWYRWFNEIPTLLMFAIVILVVVKPF, from the coding sequence ATGCTGTGGGTAAAAGCATTTCATATCATTTTCGTGATCAGCTGGATGGCGGGTCTGTTCTATCTGCCTCGCCTGTTTGTAAATCATGCCACGGCAGAGGATCAGGCTACCCGCGAGCGGCTGAAACTGATGGAGCGCAAGCTATACCGGTTTACCTTTGGTTTGGGTCTCTTGGCGATGGGGTTTGGCCTCTGGCTCATGATCGGCTGGCATTTTACGGGGGGGTGGCTGCATGCAAAGACTTCTTTGGTCATGCTGTTGCTTGCCTACCAGATGTGGTGCGGAAAATTCGTTCGTGAGTTTGCCCGCGATGAAAACACCCGCTCGCACGTGTGGTACCGCTGGTTCAACGAAATCCCGACATTGCTGATGTTCGCAATTGTGATACTGGTCGTTGTAAAACCGTTTTAA
- the thiE gene encoding thiamine phosphate synthase, which translates to MTERSIRPRLRPGLYAITPDWTDTVRLLAAVEIVLANGASVLQYRNKAADADLRMLQASALRAVCYRFNCPLIINDHVDLALAVDADGVHLGGDDGDLAAARAVIGPYRLLGASCYNDLWIAASALAAGADHIAFGAIFPSATKPQARAASLDILAHARKQFACPIVGIGGIQPENSAKVRAAGADLVAVISALFEAKDLAATTCAFAA; encoded by the coding sequence ATGACTGAACGCAGCATTCGCCCCCGTTTACGACCGGGGCTGTATGCCATCACACCGGACTGGACAGATACGGTGCGTCTGCTTGCGGCTGTGGAAATCGTGCTGGCCAATGGTGCATCTGTTTTGCAGTATCGCAATAAGGCTGCGGATGCAGACTTGAGGATGCTTCAGGCATCTGCCTTGCGAGCGGTGTGCTATCGGTTCAACTGTCCGTTGATCATCAATGATCATGTGGATCTCGCGCTGGCAGTCGATGCCGATGGCGTGCATCTGGGGGGCGACGATGGCGATCTGGCGGCTGCACGGGCGGTGATCGGGCCGTATCGTTTACTGGGCGCGTCCTGTTACAACGACTTGTGGATTGCTGCGTCCGCGCTGGCAGCGGGTGCCGACCATATCGCGTTCGGTGCCATTTTCCCTTCTGCTACCAAACCTCAGGCGCGCGCAGCTTCGCTCGACATTCTGGCTCATGCGCGCAAGCAATTTGCTTGTCCGATTGTAGGGATTGGTGGAATACAGCCCGAGAACTCAGCGAAGGTTCGGGCGGCTGGGGCTGATCTGGTAGCCGTGATTTCGGCCTTGTTCGAAGCAAAGGATCTGGCTGCAACAACTTGCGCATTTGCCGCGTAG
- a CDS encoding rubredoxin → MKKYMCLICAFVYDEALGRPEDGIPPGTKWEDVPMNWTCPDCGARKEDFEMTEI, encoded by the coding sequence ATGAAGAAATACATGTGCCTGATTTGTGCCTTTGTCTACGACGAGGCCCTTGGTCGTCCAGAGGACGGCATCCCCCCCGGAACCAAATGGGAAGACGTTCCCATGAACTGGACCTGCCCGGATTGCGGGGCGCGTAAGGAAGACTTCGAGATGACCGAAATCTAA
- a CDS encoding winged helix-turn-helix domain-containing protein, with product MSDVIRYRYVFGPACLDEMTAELSVNGLLVDVQPQSLRLLCALLSRHGELVSRETLEHEVWQGRLVGENVLAAAITRLRNALGPSLTGFIESIPRMGYRLTLPVEKIPVQQQAVQLLHLSENTPVPGNEHFTLLRKLSSSHMSEVWLAQHRSSRLNRVFKFAFDPIQIAALKREVTLSRLLKQSTNEPQRFLDVIDWRFDEQLNYIQFEWGGVSLDQWLNSDHCLDTLSEADRLTLLSDIVAAVAEAHAVGVVHRDVKPGNILVLEENGERIVRLCDFGSGRALDTDIFAALDLTIVAGGQTQDFMTDTQSGSMFYLAPECLQGVPASERSDVYALGVLMYQMLSGRLGQPLVTGWERDIEDAILRQDIADCTDGDVARRLDHAGSVLRRLRSVETRRTEQSERIAAQTAHAEAREVIRRQRARRPWKIASLVILLAGLTASGVAYYRLAKSQAALERESSNFKALNTFWSIDFLDAANPGTAGRYKVTVEEALGKAAENLDKPERGYSPEIRFLMHESLAYAFSDIDLLDKAAAQGEKALALSRSLANRDLEHERRIEMAMVGYLVNLSRIQEASQRLDQMNAGGDIEKWPVTESSRYWVFRAQLAEREARWSVAKTAYQRALPLLEKIDDLNAISRDSNIWLVRSSIAETTKLEGDVDSAAQQYKTLLSEYAQKRGKKYLTYCNLKVVYAGTLREQNKFEQAIREIEEALTCLKDVQAAGSVWEAQARRSLGETYYLADKFTEATAQLRVAAEIFGRMVGPLADETINAEVTLARSIGFMGDVAGAAHRLQSLLALAAKSGEEGLPRLRYLRFYAIDLALRANQVADQAKHLQHLDIEELNRFEVDPAWEARLQMTWGRYWLLKHDSRARATLERALSLYQKQDPDNKTAHEEIRVLLAKAAH from the coding sequence GCAGGGGCGCCTGGTAGGTGAAAATGTACTGGCAGCTGCCATTACCCGTTTGAGAAACGCCCTCGGGCCGAGCCTGACAGGCTTTATTGAATCCATCCCGCGCATGGGGTACCGGCTGACGCTGCCGGTCGAGAAAATTCCGGTTCAGCAGCAAGCCGTTCAGCTTTTGCATCTCTCCGAAAATACTCCTGTTCCGGGTAATGAGCATTTCACACTATTAAGAAAATTATCAAGCAGCCATATGAGTGAAGTGTGGCTGGCCCAGCATCGCAGCTCGCGATTAAACCGGGTATTCAAATTTGCATTTGATCCTATTCAGATTGCTGCATTAAAGCGTGAAGTCACGTTATCGCGTTTATTAAAGCAAAGTACCAATGAGCCGCAGCGTTTTCTGGATGTCATTGACTGGCGATTTGATGAGCAACTGAATTACATTCAGTTCGAATGGGGTGGTGTATCGCTGGATCAATGGCTGAATTCGGATCACTGCCTGGATACGTTGTCCGAAGCGGATCGACTGACATTGCTATCCGATATTGTGGCAGCCGTCGCCGAAGCACATGCGGTTGGTGTTGTACACAGAGACGTGAAGCCAGGCAATATTCTGGTGCTTGAGGAAAACGGTGAACGGATTGTCCGTCTGTGTGATTTCGGATCCGGGCGTGCGCTGGATACGGATATCTTTGCAGCGCTTGATCTGACGATTGTCGCTGGCGGACAGACGCAGGATTTCATGACGGATACCCAATCCGGTTCGATGTTCTACCTTGCGCCTGAATGCCTGCAGGGCGTGCCTGCCAGTGAGCGCAGTGATGTGTATGCGCTGGGCGTGCTCATGTATCAGATGTTGTCCGGGCGACTAGGGCAGCCGCTGGTGACGGGCTGGGAGCGGGATATTGAAGATGCCATCCTGCGGCAGGATATTGCCGATTGTACGGATGGCGATGTTGCTCGTCGTCTGGATCATGCCGGTAGTGTGCTGCGTCGCCTGCGTTCGGTCGAGACCCGGCGGACGGAACAGTCCGAGCGGATTGCCGCACAGACTGCACATGCCGAGGCGCGCGAAGTAATACGCCGGCAGCGTGCACGTAGGCCGTGGAAAATTGCCTCGCTGGTGATCCTGCTAGCCGGGCTGACCGCGAGCGGGGTGGCGTACTACCGGCTCGCAAAGAGTCAGGCGGCGCTGGAGCGCGAGTCGTCAAATTTCAAGGCGCTGAACACTTTCTGGTCGATTGATTTTCTGGATGCGGCCAACCCGGGAACCGCTGGCCGCTACAAAGTGACTGTCGAGGAGGCACTGGGAAAGGCTGCCGAAAATCTCGACAAACCGGAGCGTGGCTATAGTCCGGAAATCCGCTTTCTGATGCATGAAAGTCTTGCGTATGCATTCAGCGATATCGATCTGCTCGACAAAGCAGCAGCACAGGGTGAAAAAGCGTTGGCGCTGAGTCGTTCGTTGGCTAATCGAGATCTCGAGCATGAGCGCCGCATCGAGATGGCGATGGTAGGCTATTTGGTGAATTTGTCACGTATTCAGGAAGCCAGTCAGCGGCTCGACCAGATGAATGCCGGAGGTGATATCGAGAAGTGGCCAGTCACGGAATCATCTCGGTATTGGGTCTTCCGAGCCCAGCTTGCCGAACGTGAGGCGCGTTGGAGTGTGGCCAAGACCGCGTATCAACGCGCCTTGCCGTTGTTGGAAAAAATTGATGACCTGAATGCTATCTCCAGAGACAGCAATATCTGGTTGGTGCGTTCTTCGATTGCCGAAACCACGAAGCTCGAAGGCGATGTGGACAGTGCTGCGCAGCAATACAAAACGTTGTTGAGCGAGTACGCGCAAAAGCGTGGCAAGAAGTATCTGACCTACTGTAACTTGAAGGTTGTGTATGCTGGAACGCTGCGCGAACAGAATAAGTTTGAGCAGGCGATTCGTGAAATCGAAGAAGCGCTGACCTGTTTGAAGGATGTTCAGGCGGCCGGGTCGGTTTGGGAGGCTCAAGCGCGACGTTCGCTGGGTGAAACTTACTATCTGGCAGACAAATTTACTGAGGCAACTGCCCAGCTGCGTGTGGCTGCCGAAATTTTTGGTCGTATGGTGGGGCCGCTTGCGGATGAAACCATCAATGCCGAGGTGACGCTGGCGCGCTCAATTGGTTTTATGGGTGATGTAGCAGGTGCGGCGCATCGCTTGCAGTCATTACTGGCTCTTGCCGCAAAATCTGGTGAAGAAGGCCTGCCGCGTTTACGGTATTTGCGGTTCTATGCGATTGACCTAGCATTGCGTGCTAATCAGGTCGCGGATCAAGCAAAACATCTACAGCATCTGGATATTGAAGAATTAAACCGCTTTGAAGTGGATCCCGCTTGGGAAGCACGTCTGCAGATGACATGGGGCCGTTACTGGTTGCTCAAGCATGACAGCAGAGCCCGCGCAACACTTGAGCGCGCCCTCTCACTCTATCAGAAGCAAGATCCTGACAACAAAACCGCACATGAGGAAATCAGGGTGCTGCTCGCCAAGGCAGCGCACTGA
- a CDS encoding hydroxymethylpyrimidine/phosphomethylpyrimidine kinase: protein MNSVPPIVLVFAGNDPSGGAGLSADILTLSVLGCHALPVVTAITVQDTAGMAEFTAVDADLVADQARLVLEDMPVAAIKVGVIGSVETLTVIAEIAADYPDVPVIIDPVLATGGGDEFATDDLIGAMRELLLPHTTVLTPNSIEARRLSSDDPDEHESLTIDECALRLRQLGPEYVLVTGTHENTQQVSNALFNRSGRVRVDHWDRLPHSYHGSGCTLASAIAAYIAHGYPISDAVHEAQVFTYRTLETGFRPGMGQHIPDRVFFVRAAQEAAAEEALAAESDDRNDIAQDD from the coding sequence ATGAATTCAGTTCCTCCCATAGTGCTGGTGTTTGCCGGCAATGATCCTTCCGGTGGTGCCGGACTGTCCGCCGATATTCTGACCCTCAGTGTGCTGGGCTGCCATGCCCTGCCAGTGGTGACTGCTATTACCGTGCAGGATACGGCGGGCATGGCAGAGTTTACGGCGGTGGATGCCGATCTGGTGGCCGATCAGGCGCGGCTGGTGCTCGAAGATATGCCGGTAGCCGCGATCAAGGTCGGGGTGATCGGTAGCGTCGAGACGCTGACCGTCATTGCCGAGATTGCTGCAGATTATCCCGATGTGCCGGTGATCATTGATCCGGTATTGGCGACTGGCGGTGGTGATGAATTTGCAACGGATGACCTCATCGGCGCGATGCGCGAACTGTTGCTGCCGCACACCACTGTGCTGACACCCAATAGTATTGAGGCGCGCCGCCTGTCCAGCGATGATCCGGACGAGCATGAGTCTCTGACGATTGATGAATGCGCCCTGCGCCTGCGTCAGCTGGGGCCGGAATATGTACTAGTCACCGGTACCCATGAAAACACCCAGCAGGTGAGCAATGCGCTGTTCAATCGCAGCGGTCGCGTTCGCGTAGATCACTGGGATCGGTTACCTCATAGCTATCACGGTTCTGGCTGCACGCTGGCATCGGCGATTGCCGCCTATATTGCTCACGGCTATCCGATTTCCGATGCAGTGCATGAGGCGCAGGTCTTTACCTATCGCACGCTGGAAACAGGCTTCCGTCCGGGCATGGGGCAACATATTCCTGACCGCGTGTTTTTTGTGCGCGCGGCACAGGAGGCAGCCGCAGAAGAAGCGCTCGCAGCCGAAAGCGATGATCGCAATGATATCGCTCAGGATGACTGA